One genomic segment of Chloroflexota bacterium includes these proteins:
- the mutY gene encoding A/G-specific adenine glycosylase yields MPPSAPSPFAAALLAWYAAHGRVLPWRGLQDPYAIWISEVMLQQTQVATVIPYFQRWMARFPTVEALAAADEQEVLALWEGLGYYRRARALHRAAQEIVAHHHGRLPAEPQALQRLPGVGKYTAHAVAALAFGRDVPALDGNVRRVLARVFAVETPVDTAAGEKALWALAAQHLPPSRAADYNQALMDLGATLCAPRAPRCAQCPVAEFCQARRSGNPEAYPHKQRRQRQPHYTVVAAVIRRDAQVLIAQRPAEGLLGSLWEFPGGKVEHGETLEAALQREIREELDTEITVEAPFGVYRHAYTHFKVTLHAFLCRLAGPAPRPLQAQDVRWVSPAALSDFPMGKIDRQIARRVVETML; encoded by the coding sequence ATGCCGCCCTCTGCCCCATCGCCCTTTGCTGCCGCCCTGCTGGCGTGGTACGCTGCCCACGGCCGCGTCCTGCCCTGGCGCGGGCTTCAAGACCCTTACGCCATCTGGATTTCCGAGGTCATGTTGCAGCAAACCCAGGTGGCGACGGTCATTCCCTATTTTCAGCGCTGGATGGCGCGTTTCCCGACGGTGGAAGCGCTGGCCGCTGCCGACGAGCAAGAAGTGCTGGCCCTGTGGGAAGGGCTGGGCTACTACCGGCGGGCGCGGGCGCTGCACCGCGCCGCTCAGGAAATCGTTGCCCACCACCACGGCCGCCTGCCCGCCGAGCCACAAGCCCTGCAACGCCTGCCCGGCGTCGGCAAATACACCGCCCACGCGGTGGCCGCGCTGGCTTTCGGGCGCGACGTGCCTGCGCTGGATGGGAACGTCAGGCGGGTGCTGGCGCGGGTTTTCGCCGTGGAAACCCCAGTCGACACCGCTGCTGGCGAAAAGGCGCTGTGGGCTTTAGCCGCCCAACACCTGCCGCCCAGCCGCGCAGCCGACTACAATCAGGCACTGATGGATTTAGGCGCCACCCTTTGCGCCCCACGCGCCCCCCGCTGCGCCCAATGCCCGGTGGCCGAGTTCTGCCAGGCCCGCCGCAGCGGCAACCCTGAAGCCTACCCCCATAAGCAACGCCGTCAGCGCCAGCCGCACTACACCGTCGTGGCAGCCGTCATCCGGCGCGACGCTCAGGTGCTCATTGCACAACGCCCCGCCGAGGGGTTGCTGGGCAGTTTATGGGAATTCCCCGGCGGCAAGGTAGAGCACGGCGAAACGCTCGAAGCCGCTCTGCAGCGCGAAATTCGCGAGGAACTGGACACCGAGATTACCGTCGAAGCCCCCTTCGGTGTGTATCGCCACGCTTACACCCATTTCAAAGTCACGCTTCACGCCTTCCTGTGCCGCCTTGCGGGGCCTGCACCGCGCCCTTTGCAAGCCCAAGACGTGCGCTGGGTCTCCCCCGCCGCCCTGAGTGACTTCCCAATGGGTAAAATCGACCGCCAAATTGCCCGCCGCGTGGTCGAAACGATGCTCTAA
- a CDS encoding aminotransferase class V-fold PLP-dependent enzyme: MTVSPELSPEAIRDLGRWVADFVADYLATLSEQPIADPTATPARLQAQIDEPLPRAAQGVETALEDFRRKIVAPSVRVGHPRFLAWMRTSPLAGAVFAEALAAALNQSVAVWQGAPAATETERLVLRWLLALSGYAPDAEGILTSGGSMANFVGMLLARQAAFPEVRQQGLRAMPPAAVYLSPEAHYSQVKAVEMMGLGKDAVRCIPTDTARRMRPDALQEAIRADKRRGIVPLAVGATIGTTATGACDPIAEIAAICAEEGVWLHVDGAYGGLAASIPTAAACARGLAQADSFTVDPHKTLFVPFEAGAVFTRHRGLLPATFGARAAYLPNAEEGFQFRDYGPQLSRNFRALKIYLTLKIYGADAILSTWERLHRLAARFGAMLEAAPDFQLVTPISMGIAAFRYAPPDLTDETALNALNHALAPVLQQQGEAFLSRTHLGETEALRACFISYRTTEDDLPRIMEAVRKAGESVRAQWRTAPEALMAPEAPSPPDCTPPTPKTP; this comes from the coding sequence ATGACCGTTTCCCCTGAACTTTCCCCCGAGGCCATTCGCGACCTGGGGCGTTGGGTGGCCGATTTCGTCGCCGACTACCTCGCCACCTTGAGCGAGCAGCCGATTGCCGACCCGACTGCCACCCCAGCACGCCTGCAGGCGCAGATCGACGAGCCGTTACCCCGCGCTGCGCAAGGCGTGGAAACGGCCCTCGAGGACTTCCGTCGCAAAATTGTCGCTCCCTCGGTGCGGGTAGGCCACCCCCGCTTTTTGGCCTGGATGCGCACGTCGCCGTTGGCCGGGGCGGTTTTCGCCGAAGCCTTAGCCGCGGCGCTCAACCAATCGGTGGCCGTATGGCAAGGCGCACCGGCTGCCACCGAAACCGAGCGGCTGGTGCTGCGCTGGCTGCTCGCCCTCAGCGGCTATGCCCCCGACGCCGAGGGCATTCTCACCTCCGGCGGCTCGATGGCAAACTTCGTGGGCATGCTGCTGGCACGGCAAGCGGCCTTCCCCGAAGTGCGGCAACAAGGGCTGCGCGCCATGCCACCGGCGGCCGTCTACCTCAGCCCCGAAGCCCATTATTCCCAGGTCAAGGCCGTGGAAATGATGGGGCTTGGCAAAGACGCGGTGCGCTGCATTCCCACCGACACTGCCCGCCGGATGCGCCCCGACGCCCTGCAAGAAGCCATTCGGGCGGACAAGCGCCGCGGCATTGTGCCGCTGGCAGTGGGGGCAACCATCGGCACCACCGCCACCGGCGCGTGCGACCCCATCGCCGAGATTGCGGCCATTTGCGCGGAGGAAGGCGTTTGGCTGCACGTCGATGGGGCTTATGGCGGGCTTGCGGCTTCCATTCCCACGGCGGCTGCCTGCGCTCGCGGTCTGGCCCAAGCCGATTCGTTCACCGTGGACCCGCACAAAACGCTCTTCGTGCCCTTCGAGGCTGGCGCGGTCTTCACCCGCCATCGCGGGCTGCTGCCGGCCACTTTCGGCGCGCGGGCAGCCTATTTGCCCAACGCCGAGGAAGGCTTCCAGTTCCGCGACTATGGCCCACAACTTTCGCGCAATTTCCGCGCTCTGAAAATCTACCTCACCCTGAAAATTTACGGCGCCGATGCCATTTTGAGCACCTGGGAACGCCTCCACCGTCTTGCAGCGCGCTTCGGCGCCATGCTGGAAGCCGCCCCCGACTTCCAACTGGTCACCCCCATCTCAATGGGCATTGCCGCCTTCCGCTATGCCCCGCCCGACCTGACCGACGAAACCGCGCTGAACGCCCTCAACCACGCCCTGGCGCCGGTGCTCCAACAGCAGGGGGAAGCCTTCCTTTCCCGCACCCACCTGGGCGAAACCGAAGCCTTGCGGGCCTGCTTCATTTCCTACCGCACCACGGAAGACGACCTGCCGCGCATTATGGAAGCCGTCCGCAAAGCCGGGGAAAGCGTGCGCGCCCAATGGCGCACAGCGCCAGAAGCCCTCATGGCTCCGGAGGCGCCGTCCCCGCCCGATTGCACCCCACCGACGCCTAAAACGCCCTGA